CGACGACCACCCCGCGATGGCGAGCAACACGATGAGCGCCATGACGCCGTCGACGGGCGCCCCCATGCCGATGACCACCGGCGCCGAACGCACCGGCATGTTCGCCGGCGAGAACGGCAAGTCGGTCACCGGCACCGCGACGATCAGCGGCGACACCCTCATGCTGACCGGCTTCCACTCCGACGAGGGACCTGACCTGCACGTGTACCTCACCGACGGCACCGACGAGGCGGCGGTCGGCGGTGGCAAAGAACTCGGCAAGGTGACCTACGACCGCGCCGCGCAGTCGTTCTCGCTGACGGGCGCCGACGCGGCGAAGTACACCCACGTGGTGATCCACTGCGACAAGGCCAAGGCCGTCTTCGGCGCCGCGATGCTGTCATGACCGGCCGGCTCCGGCCGCCGCCGGCCGTCGGGCACGCGGCGGCGAGCCTGTCCCGCACGGTGCTGGGCGCGTTCTGGCTGCACGAGGCGTGGGTGAAGTATCACGCGGGGTTCGGCGCCGCCGACATCCGGCTGGTGACGTCGAGCATCGCCGCGAACCCGCGGGTACCCGACGTCTACCGCG
The nucleotide sequence above comes from Gordonia sp. PP30. Encoded proteins:
- a CDS encoding DM13 domain-containing protein, producing MTTRTRTTGALAGAAALALVLTVSACGSDSSDDHPAMASNTMSAMTPSTGAPMPMTTGAERTGMFAGENGKSVTGTATISGDTLMLTGFHSDEGPDLHVYLTDGTDEAAVGGGKELGKVTYDRAAQSFSLTGADAAKYTHVVIHCDKAKAVFGAAMLS